Proteins from a single region of Corylus avellana chromosome ca11, CavTom2PMs-1.0:
- the LOC132166491 gene encoding ethylene-responsive transcription factor WIN1-like has product MVHSKKFRGVRQRHWGSWVSEIRHPLLKRRIWLGTFETAEEAARAYDQAAILMSGRNAKTNFPITQTPAGEPMRSEDPLPSPPKDLSEILHAKLRKCSKAPSPSMTCLRLDTESSHIGVWQKRAGQRSGSSWIMTVQLGTKNAAVDGADQNSSLPLSSDSLPAFTGPELRAEMDEEERIALQMIEELLNGNCPSPSGEESFYL; this is encoded by the exons ATGGTGCATTCAAAGAAGTTCAGAGGCGTTAGGCAGCGTCATTGGGGCTCCTGGGTCTCCGAAATACGCCACCCTTTGCT GAAGAGAAGGATATGGCTAGGCACATTTGAGACAGCCGAAGAGGCAGCTCGAGCATACGACCAAGCCGCCATTTTGATGAGCGGCCGCAACGCCAAAACCAACTTCCCGATAACTCAAACGCCGGCCGGGGAGCCGATGAGGAGCGAGGATCCGCTGCCGTCGCCACCCAAGGATTTGTCGGAAATCCTGCATGCAAAGCTTCGGAAATGTAGCAAGGCGCCATCGCCGTCCATGACTTGTCTTAGGCTCGACACTGAGAGCTCTCATATCGGCGTGTGGCAGAAACGTGCCGGTCAACGCTCTGGCTCGAGTTGGATCATGACCGTTCAGCTGGGGACTAAGAATGCCGCCGTGGACGGTGCTGATCAAAACAGTTCGTTGCCTTTGTCTTCCGACTCCCTGCCCGCGTTTACCGGGCCGGAACTCCGAGCAGAGATGGATGAAGAGGAGAGAATTGCCCTGCAAATGATAGAGGAGCTTCTCAACGGGAATTGTCCTAGCCCTTCAGGAGAGGAAAGCTTTTACCTCTAA
- the LOC132165611 gene encoding SPX domain-containing protein 2-like codes for MKFGKSLSNQIDETLPEWRDKFLSYKELKKKLKLLEPKGGERPSKRLRAEPVDGKEGMSEEEIDFIRLLENELEKFNTFFVEKEEEYIIRLKELQDRVAKAKDSNEEMLKIRKEIVDFHGEMVLLENYSALNYTGLVKILKKYDKRTGALIRLPFIQKVLQQPFFTTDLLYKLVKECESMLDGLFPKSELLPPAPTSSGAADGEEGCDQDPSTSAPNRNDGLRMPKELAEIEYVKSLYMKSTISALRVLKEIRSGSSTVSVFSLPPLQVSGLEETWNKIPVLEQVAK; via the exons ATGAAATTCGGGAAGAGCTTAAGCAACCAGATCGACGAGACGTTGCCGGAATGGCGGGACAAGTTCCTGTCCTACAAGGAGCTCAAGAAGAAGCTCAAGCTCCTCGAGCCGAAAGGCGGCGAGAGACCCAGCAAGCGGCTCAGAGCCGAACCCGTTGATGGGAAGGAGGGCATGTCCGAGGAGGAGATCGATTTCATTCGGTTGCTGGAGAACGAGCTCGAAAAATTCAACACCTTCTTCGTTGAGAAGGAGGAGGAATACATTATCAGATTGAAG GAGTTACAAGATAGGGTGGCAAAGGCAAAGGATTCCAATGAAGAGATGTTAAAAATTCGGAAGGAGATAGTGGACTTCCACGGAGAGATGGTTTTGTTGGAGAATTACAGCGCACTTAACTATACAg GATTGGTGAAAATACTGAAGAAATATGACAAAAGAACTGGTGCCCTCATTCGCTTGCCCTTCATTCAAAAGGTCTTGCAACAGCCCTTCTTTACCACTGACTTGCTCTACAAGCTTGTGAAGGAGTGTGAGTCAATGCTGGACGGGCTGTTCCCGAAAAGCGAGCTGCTGCCGCCGGCCCCGACTTCATCTGGGGCAGCTGATGGGGAGGAAGGGTGCGATCAAGATCCTTCAACTTCTGCCCCTAACAGGAATGATGGGCTCAGAATGCCCAAGGAACTCGCAGAAATAGAGTATGTGAAGAGCTTATACATGAAGAGCACTATATCAGCATTACGGGTTTTGAAGGAAATTCGGAGTGGAAGCTCAACAGTGAGCGTTTTTTCATTGCCACCGCTGCAAGTTAGTGGACTTGAGGAAACGTGGAATAAAATTCCAGTCCTGGAACAAGTAGCCAAATAG
- the LOC132166328 gene encoding ethylene-responsive transcription factor WIN1-like → MVHSKKFRGVRQRHWGSWVSEIRHPLLKRRIWLGTFETAEEAARAYDQAAILMSGRNAKTNFPITQTPAGEPMRSEDPPPSPPKDLSEILHAKLRKCSKAPSPSMTCLRLDTESSHIGVWQKRAGQRSDSSWIMTVQLGNKNAAVDGADQNSSLPLSSDSRPAFTGPELRAEMDEEERIALQMIEELLNGNCPSPSGEESFYL, encoded by the exons ATGGTGCATTCAAAGAAGTTCAGAGGCGTTAGGCAGCGTCATTGGGGCTCCTGGGTCTCCGAAATACGCCACCCTTTGCT GAAGAGAAGGATATGGCTAGGCACATTTGAGACAGCCGAAGAGGCAGCTCGAGCGTACGACCAAGCCGCCATTTTGATGAGCGGCCGCAACGCCAAAACCAACTTCCCGATAACTCAAACGCCTGCCGGGGAGCCAATGAGGAGCGAGGATCCGCCGCCGTCGCCGCCAAAGGATTTGTCGGAAATCCTGCATGCAAAGCTTCGGAAATGTAGCAAGGCGCCATCGCCGTCCATGACTTGTCTTAGGCTCGACACCGAGAGCTCTCATATCGGGGTGTGGCAGAAGCGTGCCGGTCAACGCTCTGACTCGAGTTGGATCATGACCGTTCAGCTGGGGAATAAGAATGCCGCCGTGGACGGTGCTGATCAAAACAGTTCATTGCCTTTGTCTTCCGACTCCCGGCCCGCGTTTACCGGGCCAGAACTCCGAGCAGAGATGGATGAAGAGGAGAGAATCGCCCTGCAAATGATAGAGGAGCTTCTCAACGGGAATTGTCCTAGCCCTTCAGGAGAGGAAAGCTTTTACCTCTGA